A genomic segment from Curtobacterium sp. MCSS17_007 encodes:
- a CDS encoding glycerate kinase, which yields MRVVIAPDSLKGTASAADTAAAVRAGWLDERPDDDVVTVPMADGGEGTIDAFAAAVPGSERVPVTVTGPAGTPVDTHWLRLPDGRAVVELAATSGLPLLGGDLLPGTATSRGFGEAIAAALDAGATGLVLGIGGSASTDGGRPVLEALGLVVRDEGIDRGALRAVPAGGVVVLTDVTAPLLGPEGAVAVFGPQKGVGPEEAPALEERLADWARRFPGVDPATPGAGAAGGVGFGLLAWGATLAPGARAVADVLELPTLLEGADVVVTGEGRYDEQSAAGKVPTAVRALAAEHAPGARVLLVAGEVEAPLDDFDAAASLVVLATQTTGEPDDALRDPLRFATIAGQRLARLVG from the coding sequence GTGCGCGTCGTCATCGCTCCCGACTCCCTGAAGGGCACCGCGTCAGCGGCCGACACCGCCGCGGCGGTCCGCGCGGGGTGGCTCGACGAACGACCGGACGACGACGTCGTCACCGTGCCGATGGCCGACGGGGGCGAGGGCACCATCGACGCCTTCGCAGCGGCGGTACCGGGCAGCGAACGCGTGCCCGTGACGGTGACCGGACCGGCCGGTACGCCGGTCGACACCCACTGGCTCCGGCTGCCGGACGGTCGTGCGGTCGTCGAGCTCGCGGCGACGAGCGGGCTGCCGCTGCTCGGCGGTGACCTGCTCCCGGGGACGGCGACCAGCCGGGGGTTCGGCGAGGCGATCGCAGCGGCGCTCGACGCCGGCGCGACCGGGCTCGTTCTGGGCATCGGCGGCAGCGCGTCGACGGACGGCGGGCGCCCGGTGCTCGAGGCGCTCGGACTGGTCGTGCGTGACGAGGGGATCGATCGCGGCGCGCTCCGAGCCGTGCCGGCGGGCGGCGTCGTCGTGCTGACCGACGTCACGGCACCACTGCTCGGGCCCGAGGGCGCGGTCGCCGTGTTCGGACCGCAGAAGGGCGTGGGACCCGAGGAGGCACCGGCCCTGGAGGAACGGCTCGCCGACTGGGCACGGCGCTTCCCCGGTGTCGACCCCGCGACACCCGGTGCCGGCGCTGCGGGCGGCGTCGGGTTCGGGCTGCTCGCGTGGGGCGCGACGCTCGCACCGGGAGCCCGGGCGGTCGCGGACGTGCTCGAGCTGCCCACGCTGCTCGAGGGCGCGGACGTCGTGGTCACGGGCGAGGGCCGCTACGACGAGCAGAGCGCCGCGGGGAAGGTGCCGACGGCGGTGCGCGCACTCGCCGCGGAGCACGCCCCGGGTGCGCGGGTGCTCCTGGTCGCGGGCGAGGTCGAGGCACCGCTCGACGACTTCGACGCCGCGGCCTCCCTCGTGGTGCTCGCGACGCAGACCACCGGCGAGCCGGACGACGCCCTCCGCGACCCGCTGCGCTTCGCGACGATCGCGGGGCAGCGGCTGGCGCGGCTCGTCGGCTGA
- a CDS encoding BLUF domain-containing protein, producing MRSLVYTSTQTRPITDSELAQILAVGREKNTRLGVTGMLAHKGDNCIGILEGEDDVVHARFEQVRADPRHTNVRVLLDETIQQRSFPDWSMAFQSLDPLMQEVPGFSDLFAPGRPTDPSGAASRAKGLLEWFRKHPLAPLTSQQTIADEAPKTRAINGAIAVIHDGGVSRFSVEAVAERCGMTTAQITELFPSRHALLAATVMRWTRAVSIPLQPLAAEKGTVAYLHALLAAHAEEPALMRLVASSLTVATDPSADGADYYRSAYREFREVVRHALAEDVRTGREPATMDPVRGSQQLLALYDGLRLQALLTDDTDVVDAFDRAATRMRRGWSEQYEQPTYWDIPVAGTR from the coding sequence ATGCGCTCACTCGTCTACACCAGCACGCAGACCCGTCCGATCACGGACTCGGAGCTCGCGCAGATCCTCGCCGTCGGCCGCGAGAAGAACACGCGACTCGGCGTGACCGGGATGCTCGCGCACAAGGGCGACAACTGCATCGGGATCCTCGAGGGCGAGGACGACGTCGTGCACGCCCGGTTCGAGCAGGTCCGGGCCGACCCCCGGCACACGAACGTCCGGGTCCTGCTCGACGAGACGATCCAGCAGCGGTCCTTCCCCGACTGGTCGATGGCGTTCCAGTCCCTCGACCCCCTCATGCAGGAGGTCCCGGGGTTCAGCGACCTCTTCGCGCCGGGCCGTCCCACCGACCCCAGCGGCGCGGCATCCCGCGCGAAGGGGCTGCTCGAGTGGTTCCGCAAGCACCCGCTCGCACCCCTCACGTCGCAGCAGACCATCGCCGACGAGGCGCCGAAGACCCGCGCGATCAACGGGGCCATCGCCGTCATCCACGACGGCGGCGTGTCCCGGTTCTCCGTCGAGGCGGTCGCCGAGCGCTGCGGGATGACGACCGCGCAGATCACCGAGCTCTTCCCGAGCCGGCACGCACTGCTGGCGGCGACCGTGATGCGCTGGACCCGTGCCGTCTCGATACCGTTGCAGCCGCTCGCCGCCGAGAAGGGCACGGTCGCGTACCTGCACGCCCTGCTCGCGGCGCACGCCGAGGAGCCGGCGCTCATGCGGCTGGTCGCGTCGAGCCTCACCGTCGCGACCGACCCCTCCGCCGACGGCGCCGACTACTACCGGTCCGCGTACCGGGAGTTCCGCGAGGTGGTCCGCCACGCGCTCGCCGAGGACGTCCGGACCGGCCGGGAGCCCGCGACCATGGACCCGGTGCGCGGGTCGCAGCAGCTGCTCGCGCTCTACGACGGGCTCCGCCTGCAGGCGCTCCTCACCGACGACACCGACGTGGTCGACGCCTTCGACCGGGCGGCGACCCGGATGCGGCGCGGCTGGTCCGAGCAGTACGAGCAGCCCACCTACTGGGACATCCCGGTCGCGGGCACCCGGTAG
- a CDS encoding IPT/TIG domain-containing protein, translated as MRFAAMSVAAGTALGGALVVASPAAAAPGDAAAVGISADVAVPDLAGLVGLTADVSAGAVSVAGSGTDAFDGDASTLVQAAVADIGADVVSTSASSDATRSTASADIAGASIELLGLDVLTADAATATATCPVGGTPTSDALLTGLTVLGQTVTLDADTPTVSSSTALTGALAGVTLTVDLVRTTTTTATTAAATSVLATVTLDGTVAGVTLVDDAVATVVLAQANCETPTAAAAPVTVTDITPGTGPTTGGQTVTITGDGFGDDTTVTFGGVPATGVTVADDGTSLTAVTPAGAAGATTAVVTSGGSSDSLPYVYVAPTVTALSPTEGPTAGGTAVTITGTGLQAADEVRFGDTLAEVQSVSEDGTTIVVTSPAGTGLVDVTVGFPGDTTLTAPTQFRYVAPAAAATVTGVTPASGPTAGGQTVVISGTDLAGTTEVTFDGAPATIVGEPTDTSVTVTTPAGTVGTADVAVTGPGGTTVAEDAYAYLPVPAVTGATPGSGPTTGGTTVTVDGDGFVPGATTVTICGVTIDPADVTVSDDGTALTFTTPACDEGTTAITVSTPGGTSDDLAFEYVVVGDGTAGGTGGTTVTVGDGSGTGTSGALAFTGSDPRSGILTAIVLLVLGAVTAVIGSRRRRQA; from the coding sequence ATGCGGTTCGCAGCGATGTCCGTCGCCGCCGGGACCGCACTGGGAGGCGCCCTCGTGGTCGCCAGCCCCGCGGCAGCGGCACCGGGGGACGCGGCAGCGGTCGGGATCAGTGCGGACGTCGCGGTACCCGACCTCGCCGGCCTCGTCGGGCTCACCGCCGACGTGTCCGCCGGAGCCGTCTCCGTCGCCGGTTCGGGCACGGACGCGTTCGACGGTGACGCCTCGACGCTCGTGCAGGCAGCGGTCGCCGACATCGGGGCGGACGTCGTCTCGACCTCCGCGAGCAGCGACGCCACCCGGTCGACCGCGTCCGCCGACATCGCCGGCGCCTCGATCGAGCTCCTCGGCCTCGACGTGCTCACCGCCGACGCCGCGACCGCCACCGCGACGTGCCCGGTCGGCGGCACCCCGACGAGCGACGCCCTGCTCACCGGGCTCACCGTGCTCGGCCAGACGGTGACGCTCGACGCGGACACGCCCACCGTCTCGAGCTCGACGGCACTCACCGGCGCCCTGGCCGGCGTCACCCTGACGGTCGACCTGGTCCGCACGACGACCACCACGGCCACGACCGCCGCCGCGACCTCGGTCCTCGCCACCGTCACGCTCGACGGCACCGTCGCCGGCGTCACCCTGGTCGACGACGCCGTCGCCACCGTGGTGCTGGCGCAGGCGAACTGCGAGACCCCGACCGCCGCCGCGGCGCCGGTCACGGTCACCGACATCACCCCGGGCACCGGCCCCACCACCGGCGGCCAGACCGTGACCATCACGGGCGACGGCTTCGGGGACGACACGACGGTCACGTTCGGGGGCGTCCCCGCCACCGGGGTCACCGTCGCGGACGACGGCACGTCGCTCACCGCGGTGACGCCCGCGGGGGCCGCCGGTGCGACCACCGCGGTCGTCACGAGCGGCGGATCGTCGGACAGCCTGCCCTACGTGTACGTCGCACCGACGGTCACCGCGCTCTCGCCCACCGAGGGCCCGACCGCCGGCGGCACGGCCGTGACCATCACCGGCACGGGCCTGCAGGCCGCCGACGAGGTCCGCTTCGGGGACACCCTCGCCGAGGTGCAGTCCGTGTCCGAGGACGGGACGACGATCGTCGTGACGTCACCGGCCGGCACCGGGCTCGTGGACGTCACGGTCGGGTTCCCGGGCGACACCACGCTCACCGCCCCGACGCAGTTCCGGTACGTGGCGCCGGCTGCCGCGGCGACCGTCACCGGGGTGACCCCCGCCTCCGGACCGACCGCTGGCGGTCAGACGGTCGTGATCAGCGGCACCGACCTGGCCGGCACCACCGAGGTCACCTTCGACGGCGCCCCCGCGACCATCGTCGGCGAGCCGACCGACACGTCCGTCACCGTCACCACGCCCGCAGGCACCGTCGGCACGGCGGACGTGGCCGTGACCGGTCCGGGCGGCACCACCGTGGCCGAGGACGCCTACGCCTACCTGCCCGTCCCCGCGGTCACCGGCGCCACCCCCGGTTCGGGCCCGACGACCGGCGGCACGACCGTGACCGTCGACGGTGACGGCTTCGTGCCGGGAGCGACCACCGTCACGATCTGCGGGGTCACCATCGACCCGGCCGACGTCACGGTCTCGGACGACGGCACCGCGCTGACGTTCACCACGCCGGCGTGCGACGAGGGCACGACGGCGATCACCGTCAGCACCCCGGGCGGCACGAGCGACGACCTGGCGTTCGAGTACGTCGTGGTCGGCGACGGCACCGCCGGTGGGACCGGTGGCACCACGGTCACCGTCGGTGACGGCAGCGGCACCGGGACGTCCGGCGCCCTCGCCTTCACCGGCTCGGACCCGCGCTCCGGCATCCTGACGGCGATCGTGCTGCTCGTGCTGGGCGCGGTGACGGCGGTCATCGGATCGCGGCGCCGTCGACAGGCCTGA
- a CDS encoding NAD(P)-dependent alcohol dehydrogenase, producing MRTVNAYAAPSATEPLVKTTITRRDLGPNDVEIDIAYAGICHSDIHTVRGEWGQIQYPQVVGHEIVGHVSAVGSDVTKHRVGDRVGVGCMVNSCGECEQCRAGQEQYCLEGNTQTYASKDPADGSITQGGYSEAVVVNEDFVLCVPESLDIEKVAPLLCAGITLYSPLHHWGAGPGKKVAIVGLGGLGHMGVKIAAALGAEVTVLSQTTAKEQDSLRFGAVAHHATKDPETFERLRGSFDLIINTVSAKIPLSSYLGLLKVDGALVNVGAPSEPLEVPVFSLIGARRTFAGSNIGGIAETQEMLDFCAEHGILPETELISADRINEAYERVLASDVRYRFVIDAATLA from the coding sequence ATGCGCACCGTCAACGCGTACGCGGCACCGTCGGCCACCGAGCCGCTCGTCAAGACCACCATCACCCGCCGTGACCTCGGCCCGAACGACGTCGAGATCGACATCGCCTACGCCGGCATCTGCCACTCGGACATCCACACCGTCCGCGGCGAGTGGGGCCAGATCCAGTACCCGCAGGTCGTCGGCCACGAGATCGTCGGGCACGTCTCCGCCGTCGGCAGCGACGTCACGAAGCACCGGGTCGGCGACCGTGTCGGCGTCGGATGCATGGTGAACTCCTGCGGCGAGTGCGAGCAGTGCCGTGCCGGCCAGGAGCAGTACTGCCTGGAGGGCAACACCCAGACCTACGCGAGCAAGGACCCCGCGGACGGCTCGATCACCCAGGGCGGCTACTCCGAGGCCGTCGTGGTGAACGAGGACTTCGTCCTCTGCGTCCCCGAGTCGCTCGACATCGAGAAGGTCGCACCGCTGCTGTGCGCCGGCATCACCCTGTACTCGCCACTGCACCACTGGGGTGCCGGCCCGGGCAAGAAGGTCGCGATCGTCGGCCTCGGCGGTCTCGGTCACATGGGCGTCAAGATCGCCGCGGCGCTCGGCGCCGAGGTGACGGTCCTGTCGCAGACCACCGCCAAGGAGCAGGACTCGCTGCGCTTCGGCGCGGTCGCCCACCACGCGACGAAGGACCCGGAGACGTTCGAGCGCCTGCGCGGCTCGTTCGACCTCATCATCAACACGGTCTCGGCGAAGATCCCGCTGTCGTCGTACCTCGGCCTGCTCAAGGTCGACGGCGCGCTCGTCAACGTCGGCGCCCCCTCGGAGCCGCTCGAGGTCCCGGTGTTCTCGCTCATCGGCGCCCGTCGCACCTTCGCCGGGTCGAACATCGGTGGCATCGCCGAGACCCAGGAGATGCTCGACTTCTGCGCCGAGCACGGCATCCTGCCGGAGACCGAGCTCATCAGCGCCGACCGCATCAACGAGGCCTACGAGCGCGTGCTCGCCTCGGACGTCCGGTACCGCTTCGTCATCGACGCGGCCACCCTGGCCTGA
- a CDS encoding helix-turn-helix domain-containing protein encodes MDNTTNEGIRSLVSVSGNDTDKAIADLAGMYAGKAWHSARVDDDFWYRYVAIGDERMSIRRSQMHGNLRGDVAVEGEVVVQWIDAGSATVDTGRNAVRMEHGVPVLFPIEQRFDMDYRDWDQRLVHLDRELVLDVAAERYLVDGTLAFDRFTPPTPASVERWRASVASSVRALRDEGASSLAWHESQRDVVRALLDMYRFHGEPAPTAWGEHRNARMRAAVETIHARAHEPLTVSDIARAADLSVRGLQESFQRTLDRTPMQYLREVRLRRAHDDLLRAEPGSASVAEVAARWGFTHMGRFSGEYLRRFGEYPKQTLRR; translated from the coding sequence ATGGACAACACGACGAACGAGGGAATCCGCTCCCTGGTGTCGGTGTCCGGCAACGACACCGACAAGGCGATCGCCGACCTGGCCGGGATGTACGCCGGCAAGGCCTGGCACTCCGCCCGCGTCGACGACGACTTCTGGTACCGCTACGTCGCGATCGGCGACGAGCGCATGAGCATCCGTCGATCCCAGATGCACGGCAACCTCCGCGGCGACGTCGCCGTGGAGGGCGAGGTCGTCGTCCAGTGGATCGACGCCGGATCGGCGACCGTCGACACCGGGCGCAACGCCGTCCGCATGGAGCACGGCGTGCCGGTGCTCTTCCCCATCGAGCAGCGGTTCGACATGGACTACCGCGACTGGGACCAGCGGCTCGTGCACCTCGACCGTGAGCTCGTGCTCGACGTCGCCGCCGAGCGGTACCTGGTCGACGGCACGCTCGCGTTCGACCGGTTCACGCCGCCCACCCCCGCCTCCGTGGAGCGCTGGCGCGCCTCGGTCGCGTCGTCGGTGCGCGCGCTGCGGGACGAGGGCGCGTCGTCGCTGGCGTGGCACGAGTCGCAGCGCGACGTCGTGCGCGCCCTGCTCGACATGTACCGCTTCCACGGTGAACCGGCACCGACAGCATGGGGCGAGCACCGCAACGCCCGGATGCGTGCTGCCGTCGAGACCATCCACGCCCGTGCCCACGAACCACTGACGGTGTCCGACATCGCCCGTGCCGCCGACCTGAGCGTGCGGGGCCTGCAGGAGTCGTTCCAGCGGACGCTCGACCGGACGCCGATGCAGTACCTGCGCGAGGTCCGGCTGCGGCGCGCGCACGACGACCTGCTCCGCGCCGAACCCGGATCGGCGTCCGTCGCCGAGGTGGCGGCCCGCTGGGGCTTCACCCACATGGGCCGGTTCTCCGGGGAGTACCTGCGCCGGTTCGGCGAGTACCCGAAGCAGACGCTGCGTCGCTGA
- a CDS encoding DUF6766 family protein: MRSFVRENSLSLFFGALFLLALVGQSFAGWAAFNDEQAADGLLPIGWPEYVTSSSFSTDVAENWQSEYLQFLLYIWATVWFVQRGSPESKEPSQIGRESDRDQEVGTAARPDSPRWAAVSGLRQALFSHSLLVVMGSVFVLSWLAQSVAGTVAFDEQQLASLEPPVTWTGYVTSADFWNRTLQNWQSEFLAVGSMVVLSVYLRERGSPESKPVGARDDDTGAEG, from the coding sequence GTGCGTTCCTTCGTCCGCGAGAACTCCCTGAGCCTGTTCTTCGGGGCGCTCTTCCTGCTCGCTCTCGTCGGGCAGTCGTTCGCCGGGTGGGCCGCGTTCAACGACGAGCAGGCCGCCGACGGGCTCCTGCCGATCGGCTGGCCGGAGTACGTCACGTCGTCGTCGTTCTCGACGGACGTGGCGGAGAACTGGCAGTCGGAGTACCTGCAGTTCCTGCTCTACATCTGGGCGACCGTCTGGTTCGTGCAACGCGGGTCCCCGGAGTCGAAGGAGCCGTCGCAGATCGGCCGCGAGTCCGACCGCGACCAGGAGGTGGGCACCGCCGCCCGGCCCGACTCCCCGCGGTGGGCCGCCGTCAGCGGGCTGCGCCAGGCGCTCTTCTCGCACTCGCTCCTCGTCGTGATGGGGTCGGTGTTCGTGCTGTCCTGGCTCGCACAGTCCGTCGCGGGGACGGTCGCCTTCGACGAGCAGCAGCTCGCGTCACTGGAGCCGCCGGTCACCTGGACCGGCTACGTGACCAGCGCCGACTTCTGGAACCGGACACTGCAGAACTGGCAGTCCGAGTTCCTGGCCGTCGGGAGCATGGTCGTGCTCTCGGTGTACCTGCGGGAGCGCGGCTCGCCCGAGTCGAAGCCGGTCGGTGCACGCGACGACGACACCGGTGCCGAGGGGTAA
- a CDS encoding FAD-dependent oxidoreductase, translating into MDDTRLDGHLVIGGGVVGAATAHALTARGERVLLVEQHGRGHHEGSSHGATRIFRQGYTDPEYVALTTRALALWEALEATSGTTLLDRTGAVDHGRPEVVDAIAAALSDAGIAHETLTPQDAAARWPGIAFEGHVLTHATAGRIRSAAAIELFLTLAERTGLAELRFDTRVVGIEDHGDDLTVVLGDDTAVRARSVVAAVGSWAPTLVGGVLAERGARLPAVRVTQEQPAHFPSRLPDQAWPSFVHWADGDDVYGLLTPGEGVKVGFHGTGPVVDPDARDHLPVAAEAERLQAYVARYVPGVDATRPTFISCLYDTTPDEDFVVDRRGPLTVATGFSGHGFKFAPLLGELVADLATGGDPHPRFAL; encoded by the coding sequence ATGGACGACACCCGGCTCGACGGACACCTGGTCATCGGCGGCGGGGTCGTCGGGGCCGCGACGGCGCACGCGCTGACCGCACGCGGCGAGCGTGTCCTGCTCGTCGAGCAGCACGGGCGCGGGCACCACGAGGGCTCGTCGCACGGCGCGACCCGCATCTTCCGGCAGGGCTACACGGACCCGGAGTACGTCGCGCTGACGACCCGGGCACTGGCGCTCTGGGAGGCACTCGAGGCGACGTCCGGCACGACGCTGCTCGACCGGACGGGCGCCGTCGACCACGGCCGCCCCGAGGTCGTCGACGCGATCGCCGCAGCGCTGTCCGACGCGGGCATCGCCCACGAGACACTCACCCCGCAGGACGCCGCGGCCCGCTGGCCCGGCATCGCCTTCGAGGGCCACGTCCTGACGCACGCGACGGCCGGACGCATCCGCTCCGCCGCCGCGATCGAGCTCTTCCTCACCCTGGCCGAGCGGACGGGCCTCGCCGAGCTCCGGTTCGACACGCGGGTCGTCGGCATCGAGGACCACGGCGACGACCTCACCGTCGTGCTCGGCGACGACACCGCGGTCCGCGCGCGGAGCGTCGTGGCCGCCGTGGGGTCCTGGGCGCCCACGCTGGTGGGTGGGGTGCTCGCGGAACGCGGGGCGCGCCTCCCGGCCGTCCGTGTCACGCAGGAGCAACCCGCGCACTTCCCCAGCCGCCTGCCGGACCAGGCGTGGCCGTCGTTCGTGCACTGGGCCGACGGCGACGACGTGTACGGACTCCTCACGCCCGGCGAGGGGGTCAAGGTCGGCTTCCACGGTACCGGGCCGGTCGTCGACCCGGACGCCCGCGACCACCTGCCGGTGGCAGCCGAGGCCGAGCGGCTGCAGGCGTACGTGGCTCGGTACGTGCCGGGCGTCGACGCGACCCGTCCGACCTTCATCAGCTGCCTCTACGACACCACCCCCGACGAGGACTTCGTCGTCGACCGCCGTGGCCCGCTCACGGTCGCGACCGGGTTCTCCGGGCACGGGTTCAAGTTCGCGCCGCTCCTCGGCGAACTCGTCGCCGACCTGGCGACGGGCGGGGATCCGCACCCGCGCTTCGCCCTCTGA